Below is a window of Humulus lupulus chromosome 2, drHumLupu1.1, whole genome shotgun sequence DNA.
AAGTCACCACACAGTCTCATATGTCTGCAAATTCCTATGAGACACCGCCATCCATTATTTATGAAGGAATTACTAATGAAGAGCCTGGTGACGAGGTAGAACAAATCGTTCGAGATGGTCGACTGTTGAGGTTTAGAAAACGGGCCCCAAGCTTGAAATCACCATTCACACCGTGGCCGAGGAAACGTCGATACTCTAAGTTAGAACCTGCTATTTTCGACCCTTTTAGGCAACTTATTGAAGATGATGTGCAAGCATTCTTTAGGTGGTACAATGGCGATACAGGTGGTACAAGTTATATTCGTTGTGGCCAGATGTCACATGACAGAAGATTTTTTGAGATATTGTTGGCAAAGCAACGATATATTGATAGTGAGGTAAGCTTTATCAttcaaatatatcataataattatataatactaATTATATTcacatcataattaataaatatttttttggcaGCATGTCGATGAAATTACCTATTTATTTAGAAAAAGAATGGATAAATTTCATAATATCTTTCCAAAAGATATATGCATATTGACTGATGAGTTTGGACAACATGTGCGTGCACTATACCACGCGTCTCGACAGGAAAATAGTAATGTATGTAAAAAAACTCCAGAGCTAATGTTGTTTGTTGATGGAATCAGACCAGTTAGGGCGACAGTTTGGTCGGACGTCAATTACTTCTATGTGCCTTGGAATGACGGTGAACAACACTGGATGTTAGTGGTAATTGACATCCGTAATTGGACGATATGGATTTATGACTCGATTCCAAGTCACTGGATCTCTATAGAGGCCATGAAAAAATCTGTGCAACCACTTGCAGAATATTTTCCTTTTTTACTTCAAGGCAGTGGCCATTTTGAAAACTTCCATCATCAGTGCAATCGTCACATGAATATAAAAGTAGCCCCTGCAGATACTGTTCCTCTTAACAAGAGAACGtaagttttattttatatattcttTTTTAAATCCAAACTTGCAAATTTGGTACTAACGTAGTTAAATTTATCTTTATAGCGGAGATTGTGGTATATTCATGCTTAAGACAATGGAAATGCACATTGCCGATAAGTGCGACAAGTCAGCTACATTGGTGCTCAACGACAACAACATAGATACATTCAAACAGGCATATGCAGTTCAATTATATGTGGGTAGTGCGGATCCTTAGCTAGCTAGATATACATAgtttctaatttttgtatacTTTTTGTGGGAAAAATGACTTTAAAAGACCTTAATATAGTATATACGGCCATCATGGTCTTTTGGGTTCTGAATTTTCACTATGCGACCCAAAAAGACCTTGAATTTGCACTATGCGACCATAAAAGACCTTGAATTTGCACTAAGCGACCATCATGGTCTTTTGGAGTTCAAAAGACCTTGAATTTGCACTGAGCGACCATCATGGTCTTTTGGAGTTCAAAAGACCTTGAATTTGCACTGAGCGACCATCATGGTCTTTTGGAGTTCAAAAGACCTTGAATTTGCACTGAGCGACCATCATGGTCTTTTGGAGTTCAAAAGACATTGAATTTGCACTATGCGACCATAAAAGACCTTGAATTTGCACTATGCGACCATAAAAGACCTTGAATTTGCACTAAGCGACCATCATGGTCTTTTGGGGTTCTTCCACCAATTTTAAAGAAGACCTTCAATTTGCACTGAGCAACCATAAAATACCTTAAATTTGCAGAAAACGACCATAAAAGACCTTGAATTTGCACTATGCGACCATAAAAGACCTTGAATTTTCACTAAGCGACCATCATGGTCTTTTGGGGTTCTTCCACCAATTTTAAAGAAGACCTTGAATTTGCACTTAGCGGCCCTAAAAGACCTTAAATTTACACTATGCGACCATAAAAGATCTTGAATTTGCATTAAGCGACCATCATGGTCTTTTGGGGTTCTTCCACCAATTTTAAAGAAGACCTTGAATTTGCACTTAGCAATCATAAAAGACCTTAAATTTACACTATGCGACCATAAAAGACCTTGAATTTGCACTAAGCGACCATCATGGTCTTTTGGAGTTCAAAAGACATTGAATTTGCACTATGCGACCATAAAAGACCTTGAATTTTCACTAAGCGACCATCATGGTCTTTTGGAGTTCAAAAGACATTGAATTTGCACTATGCGACCATAAAAGACCTTGAATTTTCACTAAGCGACCACCATGGTCTTTTGGGGTTCAAAAGACATTGAATTTTCACTATGCGACCATAAAAGACCTTGAATTTTCACTAAGCGACCACCATGGTCTTTTGGGGTTCTTCCACTAATTTTAAAGAAGACCTTGAATTTGCACTTAGCAATCATAAAAGACCTTAAATTTACACTATGCGACCATAAAAGACCTTGAATTTTCACTAAGCGACCATCATGGTCTTTTGGAGTTCAAAAGACATTGAATTTGCACTATGCGACCATAAAAGACCTTGAATTTTCACTAAGCGACCATCATGGTCTTTTGGAGTTCAAAAGACATTGAATTTGCACTATGCGACCATAAAAGACCTTGAATTTTCACTAAGCGACCATTATGGTCTTTTGGAGTTCAGAAGACCTTGAATTTGCACTAAGCAACCACAAAAGACATTGAATTTGCACTAAGCGACCATCATGATCTTTTggggtttttccaccattttaaAGAAGACCTTGAATTTGCACTAATTAAATGAAATTCATAGATAAAATCACTTATAACATAGTAATTAAATGGTCTTATACTTTTATATTGTAATTCAATGATGTAATTAAATAGTTACAAAGACTTATATGATGTACTTTAATGGTGAAAGCActtatataatctaattatatattgtAATTAAATGATTGACTCACTTACATAATGTACTTAGATGATTACAAACAATTATATAATATGGTCGCACAGGATCGCACATGGTcacataatctaattatatattgaCACACTTAGATAATGTAATTAAATTGTTAATCAAACTTATATAATGTATAGAAATGATGTCATCACTTATATATTGTAATTAAttatcaaaaaattaattaatcaactaTGGTCGCATAGGGTCGTACATGGTCACATAGACCAATATTAGGATATACTCTGAAATACACCATGGTCGCACATGGTCGCACAGGTCGTATAAACCAATATTATGATACACTTTGAAATACACTAAGGTCGCAcaagctgtaatgacccactaatctagactcttggaccattatcgaactatacatacaaattcttactaaaacatacatttgcgaaaataccataatttattataaacttgtagaaacaaaggttactttcataaaaataagtaggatatgggtacccatcgtctttaaaacaaaaacaacttaaagtaaaaagggttacatagaaaatgcggaaaatacatttgaaaccataaaaaaacacaaacaagactacatcctcgaatcgaataacgctcggctccttgactccattcaccatcgatacacatcctctaagcgtcacgaatcttaccgcctctaaagcttatttcctgcacataaacagaagggaatgagcctaatgcccagcaaggaaaaatctaacacatagtcatacacatcaatttcataataacgtaaagacatatcataacacataatgcacttattataatggtcattattacttggggtcccatagactaaacaagcttatgcccatgagattagtggggtcctaccaactaaataggcttatgcccacaatctttttggggtcttgttagtcaaatagggcataagcccaagcctacaacatacacatcaaaaacatattcataacatatgaaaacataacacataggataacataaacatatagattctagcctattttccttaccaaagttaccgggatatgtggactgagttgggactttttggaacactcctaataaccattagaaagagtgagtctaaagaagaaaggagatgaaatgaaagggatggaaagactaaaccataaaaaacatacttaccgacttatatgcttaagaacttggattccctaaccaaaataagaataaggttaggggactgagtagaaggttttgagaaaggaaataacataaaatacagaaaggaactagagttttgggtttacctcaaagatttgcaagatcaatctaacctccaccgaaatactatagaactcacttcccaaagtgtttgataagcttatgatgtttaagcttatgattttcccaaaccaggtgtttacactctcacactcacttaacactagcaacttctgaacttagagtaaaaggtgaagaaatggctgggcactaggtcctatttatagagtttgggaatgaaagtatcttgattttacttgaataaaaataatggctttttagatgaaaatcatttgaataatcgttcagcagaggctgaagactcgttcaaaagatgctggactgttgaagaagtttgaatggctgaaaggaaaagaattcaaaagagtttgaattcatgccggaggaggcgatatatcgccccctgtaggcgatatatcgcctgggccagtatgcccgaggcgaccgtgcatcgtttcgtgttttccgtatcgacatgctgcgacatatcgccccctatagctgcgatatatcggcatacgctgaatatttaaacacgaaattacacatttttagctaagtttgaatggagtaaacagccttgactaagccttcaacgtattcaaagctgctgactgaccctataacattcaaactttactcttatttaatttaatcctcaaaaatacttaatccttaattaccattcataacatgtgcttaaaaatcctattggttgatgtctaaaccttataatataataaataaaatccttaatatcagtcacattaatcaaaccttaggttatacttaatattcttaaactataggttaaacttagaaaatctataagtactactatgagtgtccaaataattcccggtctgaaccaaaaatccacagtaacaaagataatgctataaatactatcatactattatctatcttagctaagtaaagttcttggactctacacaagcTTTCTCAAGATCCACATTAAGCACTTTAATTAGCATAAATTTGACAGATAGATCTGAATCAAGTTTGCATAGATCAAATACAAGAAACATTAAATATAGTATTTAGagaactaaataataataaatcacacaTGAGTTGTGCTTCTAACATCTGATGGCACTTGTCGACTAGGACATTTTTTTGAATTATGTCCTGATTGTCCACATGCTCCACAATTATATTTTTTCTTAGGGACTTCACCTTGGGAAGGTATGCGATTGATTTTTGGTCTTCCTTTAGTCTTGTCTTCAGGAGGTGCTATCACTTGTACTGCAATAACATCTTCAGAAATGTCGGTCCATTGTGAGTTTGGAGGAACAGGATAAATAGTTTCAGCATATGCTAATAACCAATATTTTGACGTGTAGTATTTtgaacacatagaatatatgagTTCCCCAGTATTTTGGGGTTGTGCCTTTCCTGCTGCTGCTATTGCATGGATACATGGAAGGTTATCAATATCGAAAACTTTGCACGTGCAACTCTTTGACCTTAAATTTACTATTGAATCGAGTTCTCCACACATCACATTGTACTCATTCTCGTTTAACTGGAGAGTTATCAATGAACCGACTTCATCCCATCTTTTACGTAATATTTCTTCCCTCCTCGGTGTCAATGGAGTTGTCACTGCATATGCTTCCCGTCGACGTTCAAGGAACCATTGTCCCATCGTGCTTATGATAAAATCGGTCATAGCAATAATAGGGTACTCTCTTGCCTTTCGCATCAAATTGTTCACTGACTCAACTATGTTAGTGGTCATGACTTCATATCGATTACCACCAAAATGTGCTCTAGACCACTTTCTGAACTTGACATCATTCTCAAGATACTTAGTGACACGTGGATATATTTTGCGAAGTTGGTCGAAGTGTTTATTAAACTCTTCGATACGGTACGCTATTGCAGCTTTCTTATACAATTTAGTCCCTGCAGCACTTTTGAAACGGTGTTTTATATTCTGTTTTACATGCCAATAACATGCCCCATGAGAAGCCATAACATAAACATGACGAACTGCATGTTTGATACTTTGATGTCTATCAGAAATAAAACATAAGTCTGAGCTATCAGGTATCAACTCCTTCAACTTCTCTAAGAACCATGTCCATGAAGCGTTATTCTCACTGTCAACCAAACCCCATGCAATGGGGTAAGTATGATATTCACTATCTTGTGTAGTTGCTACTAATAACACACCCTTATGCTTAGTTTTGATCCAAGCCGCATCAATACCAATTACTTTCCTCATGTAAGTGAACCCTCTTATGGCCACACCTAAAGCCATAAAAAAGTACTTGAACTTATTTTCTTAATCAAGTTCAATGTGGGTAACTGTACCTGGATTTGCCCGCTTCAACATGTGACAATACGAAGGGAGCAAGGCAAAATTTTCTTTGGCCGTTCCTCTAATCAAATTTTGAGCCCACTGTTTTCCTTTCCAAGCTTTCCAATAACTGACTTGAACTTTCATTTCCTCACGCATGAATCCTGCGAGGCTTCTTGGGTTGAGTGGGTCTTTACTATTCTTAAAGTGTCCCTGTACACGAGAACCAATAACACGACTGGATGCTTGTCTATGATTGGCATTTCGGTTCATTAATGAGCAACTGTGAA
It encodes the following:
- the LOC133813897 gene encoding uncharacterized protein LOC133813897 yields the protein MDSLVMIFYDNYFGCHVIDQFPNDPSYVPSEDIAQSGEDIISSNPTPDDIVHEGGNNVLEECEKVVQENNDVIGNDNIVGGGQIIPYQHFDTFMRNFAQFNREASQNSGRHDGSDLKVGQHFESKDDLSYYLSIIAINGRFEMRTTKSVKEVRCISEDCSWRVRATKMKDSHFFVIRQYYSLHSCSLMNRNANHRQASSRVIGSRVQGHFKNSKDPLNPRSLAGFMREEMKVQVSYWKAWKGKQWAQNLIRGTAKENFALLPSYCHMLKRANPGVAIRGFTYMRKVIGIDAAWIKTKHKGVLLVATTQDSEYHTYPIAWGLVDSENNASWTWFLEKLKELIPDSSDLCFISDRHQSIKHAVRHVYVMASHGACYWHVKQNIKHRFKSAAGTKLYKKAAIAYRIEEFNKHFDQLRKIYPRVTKYLENDVKFRKWSRAHFGGNRYEVMTTNIVESVNNLMRKAREYPIIAMTDFIISTMGQWFLERRREAYAVTTPLTPRREEILRKRWDEVGSLITLQLNENEYNVMCGELDSIVNLRSKSCTCKVFDIDNLPCIHAIAAAGKAQPQNTGELIYSMCSKYYTSKYWLLAYAETIYPVPPNSQWTDISEDVIAVQVIAPPEDKTKGRPKINRIPSQGEVPKKKYNCGACGQSGHNSKKCPSRQVPSDVRSTTHV